Within the Aeromicrobium sp. Root236 genome, the region TGCCTGGCCGCGAGGGTGGCCGACAGTGCCCTGTTCCTCGACGCGTTCGGCACGTTCGACACCTCGCTCGTCGACGCCGCAGCCCAGGATCCGGCGCCCCTGCGCATCGGCCTGTCGTTCAGCGCCGCTGCGGCGACCAAGGCGCAGCCGCTGGACCCGCGCGTACGAGCAGCGATGGAGCGTACGGCGGAGCAGCTCCGCGCGACCGGTCACACGGTGACCGAGGTCAAGATCCCCTACCCGCTCGGCTCCAAGGCGCTGACCGTCCGCTATCTCGCGGGCATCCGCGACGGCGCCGACGGCACCGACGACCCGGGCCGGCTCGAGAAACGTACGAGGGGCATCGCGCGCCTGGGCCGCCCGTTCGGCCGCCGGTCGGTCGAGTGGGCCAAGCGGCAGGGCCGTTCGTGGGGCGACGCGGTGCACCGCGACCTCGGCGTGGACGTCCTGCTGACCCCGGTCATGTCGGGCCCCGCGGTCGAGGTGGAGCACTGGCGCGGCAAGGGCCCGCTCGCGACGGTGCTCTCGATGAACGTCTTCTATCCCTACACCGCGCAGTGGAACCACGCCGGTGTCCCTGCGGTCTCGATGCCCGTAGGCGCGACGGACGAGCGGCTGCCGCTCGCGGTGCAGCTCATCGCGGCGCGCGGCCAGGACGCGCAGCTGATGTCGCTCGCCGGCCAGCTGGAGCGGCTCAACGCTTGACGTCAAGTATCTTGACATCAAGATATATGGGTCGTACGGTCGACCGCATGACGACATGGGACCCCGACCGCTACCTGCAGTTCGCCGACGACCGCTCCCGGCCCTTCGTCGACCTCGTGGCTCGCGTGCAGGGCGAGCCGTCGAGCATCGTCGACCTCGGCTGCGGACCCGGCCACCTCACCGCTGTCCTCCGCGCGAGGTGGCCCGAAGCAACGGTCCACGGCGTCGACTCGTCGCCGGACATGATCGCCAAGGCCGACGCTGACAACGACGACGAGCGGACGACGTACGAGCTGGCCGACGTCGCCGCCTGGACCAGCGCCGAGCCGGTCGGCCTGGTCGTGTCGAATGCGCTCTTCCAGTGGGTGCCGGACCAGCTCGCGGTCATCCGGCGACTGGCCGGGCTCGTCACCCCCGGCGGCACGTTCGCGCTCCAGGTGCCCTGCAACTACGACGCCCCGAGCCACCGGCTGCTCCACGAGGTCTCCTCGCGGCCGCCGTACGGCGAGCACACCGAAGGACTCCACGGCGACCGCGGGACGCACGCCGAGGCGTACCTCGACCTGTTCGCCGGACTCGGCTGGACGACCGACGCGTGGGAGACGACCTACCTCCACGTCCTGCAGGGCGCAGATCCCGTGTTCGAGTGGATCTCGGGCACCGGGGCCCGCCCGATCCTCCAGGCGCTGCCGGACGGTCTGCGCGAGGAGTTCGTCGCCGACTACAAAGCCGCACTTCGGGAGGCCTATCCCGCGCAGGCATGGGGCACGGTGCTGCCGTTCAGCCGTACGTTTGCCGTCGCCCGCCGCGAGGCCTGACTCCGGTACGCTGGCTGCTGCGTTCCTCTGGTTTCGGGGACGATCCCCGGTTGGTCTGCCGGCAGGGCCCGCCGCACTTTGAATGCGGACAAGCGACGTAGGTTCGACTCCTACCCGGGGAGCCAGCAAGGTCCGTCGACGAAGGAGTCTGGTGAGCGATCGAGTAACGGCCATCGTCCTGGCGGCGGGAGCGGGCACGCGGATGAAGTCCTCGCGCGCCAAGGTCCTGCACGAGATCGCCGGGCGGACGATGCTCGAGCACGCTCTCGTGGCGGTCGCCGGTGCGGGCGTCCACACGACGGTCGCCGTCGTCGGTCACGACCGCGAGCAGGTGTCGGAGGCCATCACGGCGTACGACCCCTCGATCATCCAGGCCGTGCAGGAGCAGCAGAACGGCACGGGCCACGCCGTCCACGTCGCCCTCGAGTCCCTCGACAGCGCGCCCGACGGCACGGTCATCGTGACGTACGCCGACGTGCCCCTGCTGTCGGCGCAGACGCTCGCCGAGCTGCTGGTCGGCCATCGCGCCGCCGGCCACACCGTCACGATCCTGACCGCCGAGGTCGACGACCCCACGGGCTACGGCCGCATCCTGCGCGGTCCCGACGGCGCCGTGACGGCGATCCGTGAGCACAAGGACGCCTCCGACGAGGAGCGCGCCGTGCGCGAGATCAACAGCGGCATCCTCGTCGTCGACGGCAGGTTCCTCACCGACGCCGTGGCGCGGCTCGAGACCGACAACGCGCAGGGCGAGCTCTACCTGACCGACATCATCGGCAAGGCCGTCGCCGAAGGGCGGCCGGTGGGCGCCCACGTCCTCGAGGACGTCTGGCAGACCGAAGGCGTCAACGACCGCGCCCAGCTCGCCCGGCTCGGCGCCGAGCTCAACCGCCGCATCACGGCGCACTGGATGGCCGAGGGCGTCACGATCGTCGACCCGGCCACGACGTGGATCGACTCCGCCGTGACGCTCGAGCCCGACGTCACGGTCCTGCCCGGCACCCAGCTGCTCGGCGCCACGGCGGTCGCCCGGGGCGCCACGATCGGACCGGACACGACGTTGCGCAACATCGAGGTCGGCGCCGGCGCCACGGTCGTACGCACGCACGGCTCCGATGCCGTGATCGGCGACGAGGCCACTGTCGGCCCGTTCGCCTACCTCCGCCCCGGCACCGAGCTCGGCGCCGGCGGCAAGATCGGCACGTTCGTGGAGGTCAAGAACTCGACGATCGGCGAGGGCGCCAAGGTGCCGCACCTGACGTACGTCGGCGACGCCGAGATCGGCGAGGGCGCCAACATCGGCGCCGGCACGATCTTCGCCAACTACGACGGCGTCAACAAGCACCGTTCCACGATCGGCAAGCACGCCAAGACCAGCTCCAACAACACGTTCGTCGCACCCGTCACGGTCGGCGACGGAGCGTTCACGGGAGCCGGCTCGACGATCCGCGAGGACGTACCACCGGGGGCGCTGGCCGTGAGTGCTGGTGCACAGAGGAACATTGAGGGGTGGGTGGCCGACAAACGTCCGGACACCGCATCCGCCCGTGCCGCCCGCGCGGCGCAGGACCACGCGGCAGAGGAGACCTCCGGTGAGTAGCCTGTCCAAACGCACGCCGACCCGCAACATGCTGGTCTTCTCGGGCCGCTCGCACCCCACGCTGGCGCAGGAGGTGGCCGACCTCCTCGAGGTCGACCTCGTCCCGACGACGGCTTACGACTTCGCCAACGGCGAGATCTACGTGCGCTTCGACGAGTCCGTACGCGGCTGCGACGCGTTCGTCATCCAGAGCCATGCCGCGCCGATCAACGACGCGATCATGGAGCAGCTCATCATGATCGACGCGCTCAAGCGCGCCTCGGCCAAGCGCATCACGGTGATCCTGCCGTTCTACGGCTAC harbors:
- the glmU gene encoding bifunctional UDP-N-acetylglucosamine diphosphorylase/glucosamine-1-phosphate N-acetyltransferase GlmU, coding for MSDRVTAIVLAAGAGTRMKSSRAKVLHEIAGRTMLEHALVAVAGAGVHTTVAVVGHDREQVSEAITAYDPSIIQAVQEQQNGTGHAVHVALESLDSAPDGTVIVTYADVPLLSAQTLAELLVGHRAAGHTVTILTAEVDDPTGYGRILRGPDGAVTAIREHKDASDEERAVREINSGILVVDGRFLTDAVARLETDNAQGELYLTDIIGKAVAEGRPVGAHVLEDVWQTEGVNDRAQLARLGAELNRRITAHWMAEGVTIVDPATTWIDSAVTLEPDVTVLPGTQLLGATAVARGATIGPDTTLRNIEVGAGATVVRTHGSDAVIGDEATVGPFAYLRPGTELGAGGKIGTFVEVKNSTIGEGAKVPHLTYVGDAEIGEGANIGAGTIFANYDGVNKHRSTIGKHAKTSSNNTFVAPVTVGDGAFTGAGSTIREDVPPGALAVSAGAQRNIEGWVADKRPDTASARAARAAQDHAAEETSGE
- a CDS encoding methyltransferase domain-containing protein, with the translated sequence MTTWDPDRYLQFADDRSRPFVDLVARVQGEPSSIVDLGCGPGHLTAVLRARWPEATVHGVDSSPDMIAKADADNDDERTTYELADVAAWTSAEPVGLVVSNALFQWVPDQLAVIRRLAGLVTPGGTFALQVPCNYDAPSHRLLHEVSSRPPYGEHTEGLHGDRGTHAEAYLDLFAGLGWTTDAWETTYLHVLQGADPVFEWISGTGARPILQALPDGLREEFVADYKAALREAYPAQAWGTVLPFSRTFAVARREA
- a CDS encoding amidase, whose amino-acid sequence is MTPAEAVAAGPTRQGELLAAGKLTSRQLTQATLDAIERENPAINAAVAVYADEALAAADEADRRRAAGESGPLLGVPIAVKDDLDIGGTVTGKGSKAMVAPASQDAELVAALKAAGMVVVAKSALPELAIFGFTESAAHGITRNPLNLGHTSGGSSGGSAALVAAGAVGIATASDGAGSIRIPAACCGLVGFKPTQGTVPSSGGWHDLSTQGCLAARVADSALFLDAFGTFDTSLVDAAAQDPAPLRIGLSFSAAAATKAQPLDPRVRAAMERTAEQLRATGHTVTEVKIPYPLGSKALTVRYLAGIRDGADGTDDPGRLEKRTRGIARLGRPFGRRSVEWAKRQGRSWGDAVHRDLGVDVLLTPVMSGPAVEVEHWRGKGPLATVLSMNVFYPYTAQWNHAGVPAVSMPVGATDERLPLAVQLIAARGQDAQLMSLAGQLERLNA